One segment of Cetobacterium sp. NK01 DNA contains the following:
- a CDS encoding ABC-F family ATP-binding cassette domain-containing protein — translation MALLSVNSLYKGFSGESLLKDITFSIDEKDRIGIIGVNGAGKSTLIKMMMELEEGDPNPETNERGTISKKGGLKIGYLSQSINLNKENTIFDELIGVFSNLKSDYERIKELNNLIANDLENFDKHMEELAVLSSRYEQEEGYVIEYKVKQILIGLSIPEEMWKVQIKDLSGGQQSRVALGKILLEEPELLILDEPTNHLDLVAIEWLEKFLKDYPKAFVVISHDRYFLDNIVNRVFEIEGKTLKAYKGNFSEYVIQKEAYLSGAVKSFEKEQDKIRKMEEFVRRYKAGQKSKQARGRQKLLDRMEKSDNPIIGVRKIKLKFEVETPSVDKVLELKNLSMSYGEKRLFDNLNLTVFRGNRIGIIGKNGVGKSTILRIVNGLEKAKCGDVQLGERVKIGYYDQNHQGLKMENTVLEELLYTFPMSDEEARTIAGGFLFSADDVDKKIKSLSGGEKARVAFMKLILSKPNFLILDEPTNHLDIYSREILEEALEEYDGTIIVVSHDRYFLESVVNNIYEVTKDGATLFKGDYESYISQKDNVKQKDETAGLNYEEQKRNRNRITTLEKKYKKLEEEIETLESEKSDLEKKYEIAGRKNNLDELMDIQKEIDLRDERILNAMESWDETALELEELKK, via the coding sequence ATGGCTTTACTAAGTGTAAATAGTTTATATAAAGGCTTTTCAGGAGAGTCTTTACTAAAAGATATTACATTTTCAATAGATGAAAAGGATAGAATTGGAATAATAGGCGTTAATGGAGCAGGAAAATCAACATTAATAAAAATGATGATGGAATTAGAAGAAGGAGACCCTAATCCAGAAACAAATGAAAGGGGAACAATTTCTAAAAAAGGTGGATTAAAAATAGGATATCTTTCTCAAAGTATAAATCTAAACAAAGAAAATACAATTTTCGATGAGCTAATAGGTGTTTTTTCCAATTTAAAATCAGATTACGAAAGAATAAAAGAATTAAATAATTTAATTGCAAATGACTTAGAAAACTTTGATAAACATATGGAAGAATTAGCTGTTTTAAGTAGTAGATATGAGCAAGAGGAAGGGTATGTAATTGAGTATAAAGTAAAACAGATATTAATAGGTCTAAGTATTCCAGAAGAGATGTGGAAAGTACAAATAAAAGATCTTTCAGGAGGTCAGCAATCAAGAGTAGCTTTAGGAAAAATTTTATTAGAAGAACCAGAGTTATTAATATTAGATGAGCCAACTAACCATTTGGATTTAGTAGCAATTGAATGGTTAGAAAAATTTTTAAAAGATTATCCAAAGGCCTTTGTAGTTATATCACATGATAGATATTTTTTAGATAATATAGTTAATAGAGTTTTTGAAATAGAAGGGAAAACATTAAAAGCTTATAAAGGTAATTTTTCTGAATATGTTATTCAAAAAGAAGCTTATTTATCAGGAGCAGTAAAATCTTTTGAAAAAGAGCAGGATAAAATTAGAAAAATGGAGGAGTTTGTAAGGCGTTATAAAGCTGGGCAAAAATCAAAGCAGGCTAGAGGAAGACAAAAACTTTTAGATAGAATGGAGAAAAGTGATAATCCAATCATAGGAGTAAGAAAGATTAAACTTAAGTTTGAAGTTGAAACTCCAAGTGTAGATAAAGTTTTAGAATTAAAAAATTTAAGTATGAGTTATGGAGAAAAAAGACTTTTTGATAATTTGAACTTAACAGTTTTTAGAGGAAATAGAATTGGAATAATTGGGAAAAATGGAGTTGGAAAATCAACTATTTTAAGAATTGTTAATGGATTAGAGAAGGCTAAATGTGGAGATGTGCAACTAGGTGAAAGGGTAAAAATAGGTTATTATGATCAAAATCACCAAGGATTAAAAATGGAAAATACAGTACTAGAAGAGTTATTGTACACTTTTCCAATGAGTGATGAAGAGGCGAGAACTATAGCTGGTGGATTTCTATTTTCAGCAGATGATGTAGATAAAAAAATAAAGTCTTTATCTGGAGGAGAAAAAGCTAGAGTAGCTTTTATGAAATTAATTTTATCAAAGCCTAATTTTTTAATACTAGATGAACCCACAAACCACTTAGATATTTATTCCAGAGAAATATTAGAAGAAGCGTTAGAAGAATACGATGGAACAATTATTGTTGTATCTCATGACAGATATTTTTTAGAAAGTGTTGTTAATAATATATATGAAGTTACTAAAGATGGGGCAACTTTATTCAAAGGAGATTATGAATCATATATTTCACAAAAGGATAATGTAAAACAAAAAGATGAAACAGCAGGTTTAAATTATGAAGAGCAAAAAAGAAATAGAAATAGAATAACAACTTTAGAAAAAAAATATAAAAAATTAGAAGAAGAGATTGAAACGCTAGAAAGTGAAAAAAGTGATTTAGAAAAAAAATATGAAATTGCTGGAAGAAAGAATAATTTAGATGAATTAATGGATATTCAAAAAGAGATAGATTTGAGAGATGAGAGAATTCTAAATGCTATGGAAAGCTGGGACGAAACAGCTCTAGAGCTAGAGGAATTAAAAAAATAG
- a CDS encoding sodium:glutamate symporter, whose amino-acid sequence MNNFLNITAYLSILLILGIVIKSKVKIFQELFIPASVIGGVIGLIIGPDFFGKYYDIIPKDWINEIRSIPGILIIPILVSIPLGMELGRKNKVFQNTVNTGGILFLVTFIQLFIGYFINFIFDKVFSIKLYKSFGSELNSAFAGGHGTAGVVARTLKELGSDYWELAQGVTVTLATIGLVTGIIFGIFQIKRKFGNVLTNSVLSEYKSGYIKNREKQAILGKETMLTTTVDTLAYHLAIIFSVSGLAIITLNIFKKLQIPLLSKLTIWSFGMIVMFFIWKIMIKLKLEWSVDSKVKGKITGTLTEFAIVSAVATIPLKGVISYIFPIVVTSLVGFLITWTVIYQLSKKYFKDYHLERTLAMFGTSTGVFITGLLLLRICDPKLETPVLQDYSLGFSITALLGPILIAVCIQLSFTYNYFYPMGLLIVLISLTILSLEYYNKGVER is encoded by the coding sequence ATGAATAATTTTTTAAATATAACTGCATATCTAAGCATTTTATTAATACTAGGAATAGTTATAAAGAGCAAAGTAAAAATATTTCAGGAACTGTTTATACCAGCTTCTGTAATTGGCGGGGTAATTGGTTTAATTATAGGACCAGATTTTTTTGGAAAATATTATGATATAATACCTAAAGATTGGATTAATGAAATAAGATCTATACCAGGAATTTTGATTATACCTATTTTAGTATCTATTCCTTTAGGTATGGAGTTGGGAAGAAAAAATAAAGTCTTTCAAAATACAGTAAATACAGGTGGAATATTATTTTTGGTAACATTTATACAATTATTTATAGGATATTTTATTAACTTTATTTTTGATAAAGTGTTTAGTATTAAATTATATAAAAGTTTTGGATCTGAATTAAACTCTGCGTTTGCAGGTGGTCATGGAACAGCTGGAGTAGTGGCTAGAACATTAAAAGAACTAGGAAGTGATTATTGGGAATTAGCTCAAGGAGTAACAGTAACACTTGCTACAATTGGATTGGTTACAGGAATTATTTTTGGTATATTTCAAATAAAAAGAAAATTTGGAAATGTTTTAACAAATTCAGTATTGTCTGAATATAAAAGTGGATATATAAAAAACAGAGAGAAGCAAGCTATATTAGGAAAAGAAACTATGCTAACAACAACGGTAGACACTTTGGCTTATCATCTAGCTATTATTTTTTCTGTTTCTGGTTTAGCTATAATAACATTAAACATATTTAAAAAACTTCAAATTCCATTATTATCAAAATTAACCATTTGGTCATTTGGTATGATAGTTATGTTTTTTATTTGGAAGATAATGATAAAATTGAAATTAGAATGGAGTGTAGACTCTAAAGTAAAGGGAAAAATAACAGGAACATTAACAGAGTTTGCGATAGTTTCAGCAGTGGCAACAATTCCTTTAAAAGGCGTTATAAGCTATATATTTCCAATTGTAGTTACTAGTTTAGTTGGATTTTTAATTACTTGGACAGTGATATATCAACTTTCTAAAAAATATTTTAAAGATTATCATTTAGAAAGAACTTTAGCGATGTTTGGAACATCAACAGGAGTATTTATAACAGGTTTATTGCTGTTAAGAATATGTGATCCTAAACTAGAAACGCCAGTTTTACAAGATTATTCATTAGGATTTTCAATAACAGCATTATTAGGACCAATTTTAATAGCTGTATGCATTCAGTTAAGCTTTACATATAACTATTTTTATCCAATGGGACTTTTAATAGTTTTAATTAGTTTAACAATTTTGAGTCTAGAATATTATAATAAAGGAGTGGAAAGATAA
- the moaC gene encoding cyclic pyranopterin monophosphate synthase MoaC yields the protein MLTHFNEDGKAIMVDVTEKKETKRVAVTTGKITMNLETYKKVKEGTIEKGDVLGVARVAAIMAAKKTSELIPMCHPLFLTGVEVDFNFLDESLTIESSVTVKTFGKTGVEMEALTGVSTALLTIYDMCKAMDKTMLISDIKLCKKTGGKSGEFINE from the coding sequence ATGTTAACACACTTTAATGAAGATGGAAAAGCTATAATGGTAGATGTAACCGAAAAAAAAGAAACAAAAAGAGTAGCAGTTACAACTGGAAAAATTACAATGAATTTAGAAACTTATAAAAAAGTAAAAGAAGGAACAATTGAAAAAGGTGATGTTTTAGGTGTTGCTAGAGTAGCAGCAATAATGGCAGCTAAAAAAACTAGTGAATTAATACCAATGTGTCACCCACTTTTTTTAACAGGAGTAGAAGTTGATTTTAATTTTTTAGATGAAAGTTTGACTATTGAATCAAGTGTAACAGTTAAAACTTTTGGGAAAACAGGTGTTGAAATGGAAGCTTTAACAGGAGTATCTACAGCACTTTTAACGATTTACGATATGTGTAAGGCTATGGATAAAACAATGTTAATTAGTGATATAAAGTTATGTAAAAAAACAGGGGGTAAATCTGGAGAATTTATAAATGAATAA
- a CDS encoding XdhC family protein, whose protein sequence is MDLNILEKIFEVVKSGKKVALVTLTKSSGSTPRKEGTLMGVWQNDFVGTIGGGLIEHKVINQARKSLEENENQSFNYDLVKESELGMSCGGSVEGYIKIISPKNRIVIVGAGHIGQKIYEILKESDFEKVILDDRPESKLLLTGIKIGNYSELIENLEENENTYFIIVTKGHATDEEALESILKKKCKYIGMIGSKKKVIEIKKNLKSKNLNIPENKFYSPIGLKISDGSPFEIAIEIVAEILKVKNEGELVHRRLVEDVNTL, encoded by the coding sequence ATGGATTTAAATATTTTAGAGAAAATTTTTGAAGTTGTTAAATCAGGGAAAAAAGTAGCTCTAGTGACATTGACTAAATCAAGTGGTTCGACTCCTAGAAAAGAAGGAACTTTAATGGGAGTATGGCAAAATGATTTTGTAGGAACTATTGGTGGGGGATTAATAGAGCATAAAGTAATAAATCAAGCAAGAAAAAGTTTGGAAGAGAATGAAAATCAAAGTTTTAATTATGATTTAGTAAAAGAATCTGAGCTAGGAATGAGCTGTGGTGGTAGTGTAGAGGGATATATAAAAATAATCTCTCCTAAAAATAGAATTGTTATAGTCGGAGCAGGACATATAGGACAAAAGATTTATGAAATTTTAAAAGAGTCTGATTTTGAAAAAGTAATATTAGATGATAGACCTGAAAGTAAGTTATTATTAACGGGCATTAAAATAGGAAATTATTCTGAGCTTATAGAAAATTTAGAAGAGAACGAAAATACTTATTTTATTATTGTAACTAAAGGTCATGCAACAGATGAAGAAGCTTTAGAATCAATTTTAAAGAAAAAATGTAAATATATCGGTATGATTGGAAGTAAGAAAAAGGTAATTGAAATTAAAAAGAATTTAAAAAGTAAGAATTTAAATATACCAGAAAATAAATTTTATTCTCCTATTGGATTAAAAATATCTGACGGAAGTCCTTTTGAAATTGCAATTGAAATTGTGGCAGAAATATTAAAAGTAAAAAACGAGGGTGAATTAGTTCATAGGAGGTTAGTAGAAGATGTTAACACACTTTAA
- the yqeB gene encoding selenium-dependent molybdenum cofactor biosynthesis protein YqeB encodes MLTIVRGAGDLATGVIHRLYKSGFKMLVLEIENPSAIRRTVSLCECIYSNEQTVENIKAKKVKSYEEIEKCWKNREIPIVIDPNGEWIEKLKPDIVVDSIIAKKNLGTNRSMAPLTIGLGPGFIAKKDVDIVIETMRGHNLGRVLEEGSAQENTGVPGDIGGVTVERVIYSENSGLFKEIKKIGDIVKQGDILGEVENIPVYATIDGLLRGIIRDGYVVKKGLKIADIDPRLNQYNNCFTISDKARALGGAVLEAILSNINIPKKGEENGFKYFRENF; translated from the coding sequence ATGTTGACTATAGTTAGAGGAGCAGGGGATTTAGCGACAGGGGTTATTCATAGATTATATAAAAGTGGATTTAAAATGTTAGTTTTAGAGATAGAAAATCCAAGCGCAATAAGAAGAACAGTATCGTTATGTGAATGTATTTATAGTAATGAACAAACAGTAGAAAATATAAAGGCAAAAAAAGTAAAATCATATGAAGAAATTGAAAAATGTTGGAAAAATAGAGAAATTCCAATAGTTATAGATCCTAATGGAGAATGGATAGAAAAATTAAAACCAGATATAGTAGTAGATTCAATTATAGCAAAAAAAAATTTAGGAACAAATAGAAGTATGGCTCCTCTGACTATAGGATTAGGACCAGGTTTTATAGCAAAAAAAGATGTTGATATTGTGATAGAGACAATGAGAGGACATAATTTAGGAAGAGTTTTAGAAGAGGGGAGTGCTCAAGAAAATACTGGAGTTCCAGGAGATATAGGAGGAGTGACTGTTGAGAGGGTTATTTATTCTGAAAATTCTGGATTATTTAAAGAAATAAAAAAAATAGGAGATATTGTAAAACAAGGAGATATATTAGGAGAGGTAGAGAATATTCCTGTTTATGCTACAATAGATGGCCTATTAAGAGGTATAATTAGAGATGGTTATGTAGTTAAAAAAGGATTGAAAATAGCAGATATAGATCCAAGATTAAATCAATATAATAATTGCTTTACAATTTCAGATAAAGCGAGAGCTCTTGGTGGAGCAGTTTTAGAGGCAATACTGAGTAATATTAACATTCCAAAAAAGGGGGAAGAAAATGGATTTAAATATTTTAGAGAAAATTTTTGA
- the galE gene encoding UDP-glucose 4-epimerase GalE yields the protein MKNILVTGGAGYIGSHAVVELLDSGYNVIVLDNLENGYIELVDKRAKFYKGDIREISSFENVFKENQIDAVMNFAGYIKVGESVSEPNKYYLNNTYGVMNIIEVMRRYDVKNIIFSSTAAVYGEVKCEGLVYEDYPTNPINPYGASKLMAERVIIDAAKAYEMNYSIFRYFNVGGAHEKYHIGQKGEGVTALIPIILQAAKGEREKLSIYGNDYPTKDGTGIRDYIHVVDLVRAHIAALPSLEKNISGIYNLGNGNGFSVLEMLNAAKNITKIDIKSEVVDRRAGDPASVVAASEKAREVLGWQPEYTDVSKIIETAWNWYKSL from the coding sequence ATGAAAAATATATTAGTAACTGGTGGAGCAGGTTATATTGGCAGTCATGCAGTAGTGGAGTTATTAGATTCAGGATATAATGTTATTGTTTTGGATAATTTAGAAAATGGATATATAGAATTAGTTGATAAAAGAGCAAAGTTTTATAAAGGTGATATAAGAGAGATATCTTCTTTTGAAAATGTTTTTAAAGAAAATCAAATAGATGCAGTTATGAATTTTGCAGGATATATAAAGGTTGGAGAAAGTGTTTCTGAACCTAATAAATATTATTTGAACAATACTTATGGTGTTATGAATATAATAGAAGTTATGAGAAGATACGATGTAAAAAATATAATATTTTCATCGACAGCAGCTGTTTATGGAGAGGTAAAATGTGAAGGATTAGTTTATGAAGATTATCCAACAAATCCAATAAATCCTTATGGTGCAAGTAAGCTTATGGCAGAAAGAGTTATAATAGACGCTGCAAAAGCATACGAAATGAATTACTCAATATTTAGATACTTTAATGTTGGAGGAGCACATGAAAAGTATCATATAGGTCAAAAAGGAGAAGGAGTAACTGCATTAATTCCTATTATATTACAGGCAGCAAAAGGAGAAAGAGAAAAGTTAAGTATTTATGGAAATGATTATCCAACAAAAGATGGGACAGGAATAAGAGATTATATACATGTGGTTGATTTAGTAAGAGCTCATATTGCCGCATTACCGTCGCTAGAAAAAAATATTAGTGGAATTTATAATTTAGGTAATGGAAATGGATTCTCAGTTTTAGAGATGTTAAATGCTGCAAAAAATATAACAAAAATAGATATAAAATCAGAAGTAGTTGATAGAAGAGCGGGAGATCCAGCTTCGGTAGTTGCTGCTAGTGAAAAAGCAAGAGAAGTATTGGGGTGGCAACCAGAGTATACAGATGTTAGTAAAATAATTGAAACAGCATGGAATTGGTATAAGAGTCTTTAG